The Episyrphus balteatus chromosome 3, idEpiBalt1.1, whole genome shotgun sequence genome segment ATTTGGAGAAATGGAAAATACCAAAAACTACAATAGCTCCCAAATAGCCAAAAACAACAAACTTTTACTTTTAGTTCGTGTCCTTACATTTGCCCATTCTGGTTAATCCTTACAAAgcgaatttttcaatattttctactaaaaactatacaaaatagaatatattttttaaaagctaggtatctaaagaaaataataataaggaGAGTGCTTTTGCATTGTAAGATTATTGTCTTtaaattgttgtataacttttgttGGCGTTAGAAAACAATGCCTCATGTATATTGCACCTACTAGATTCCTAAgtacataaaatataataataaatgtatATTGCATCACATTAAATTCTCGTTTGTTTAGAAAACGTATTTGTATCACCGcttacatttaaaattaataataaaaaaaaaatatttgcgacaatatctgaattttaatttacaattgcattttttaaatgatttagcttttatttaaaaaaaagagctagCTGAAATGATAACTAGCTGGACAAAAGCAACAAAAACTTTGAAAGAAATAAACCCATCCCATTCGAGGCCTAGATGGACAATGTCCATATTGGACATACAAACAAATCGAAAGACTGGCAGACAAAAGAGAGCGACTTGTGGACAAACTTTTTTCACTTCTTTTCACTTTTATGATGTTTTTGATTATTCCAGTTATAGCGATTAATAAATTGGCCGGCAACGAAATTAGAGCTTGACCCAAGCTATACGTTcttttctcaaaatcttagtgatTAACGTAACTaatggtttttgaagcagatttgaagtaaattccAGCTTTCGACTTggataaaaaagcaaaatacatattatggaaaaacatatacatattttagatcaaacataaaaaaaattccttcaaaattaattcaatgTAAGTTAAAAATATTGGTAGTTTTTACTACCTACGCTTTTAAAGCAATCAGTGAGTtatttaagtaaataaatatcACTTTTcgctttccaaataaaaaaaaaataacaagcaTCTTTTATCtgtttttatcaagaaaaaatGCTTGAGTAATTTCTTACTACTCGACACTTTTGCATTGACCCACTgtgtgattttgaaaaaggggcTGGTATCCACCCACATTAACCCTTTAATGTAAAACATGTTCTCAGGATTTGAAATTCTGGAACACCACAATATGGgctattatttacatatattatttactttttattaatcGCTATAACTGGTATAatcaataatcttttttatcaaaaaacaaaaccgacttccatggatcgaaactatgttttatggtttttctaatagttcctatggtcAGGACTGAGCgaaaaatgggaccacattgcagccaccagctttccaatacaaaaagaattatccaaattggttcactcagtccaaagttatgaggtaacaaacacaaaaaaaaaaaaaaatacagacgaattgaatacctcctcctttttggaagtcggtaaaaatatcaaaacaatcgTAGAGAAGTGAAAAAAGTTTCACAAGTCCCTCTCTTTGTCTGCCATGGCTTTCGGTTTGCCTGTCCGGGACatcccattttttctttattatttattattatttttttttctgtatccaccattttttcaaaagatataggtaataaaaaaaatttttaccgaAAAAACTGTGATTTTTTCTTGTGAAGAAATAGTTAGTTTAagaccgtggtttgtttgcccaatgttagcccaggatagccaaACTTTTGTTTTCGCTATCCttcccttagtttaaaaattatagaagcattattttttattcacctcacaaaaaaaaaatagtacgcatacaccacagtgacccttttaatttattatttagaaaaagaaaatccactggtgtgggcattgcgtctcaaattttatttatttgacgtATACTCCTGTCACACTACTAGTAAACATACCATGGTATAATTGTATACCACATGTGTGTCAGAGAATACCATACTAGTATCAGGCAAACACCACGGCATAGGGTTTATAGCGTAGTATAGTTTCTATACTGGAAGTGTGTTGTGTGTCCTTGGTTttagaattcttacttgattgaatgtagccAACAAAAACacgtaatatcttccgaacgtcGTCAAAATTTGATTGTCAAAAACGAAGACATATGTACtttgtcatttaatttatttttaattttttcacttttaaattaccgacgaaaaactcACAAAAACTGGATAAACCACTAATTTTCTTAACTTGACcatttttcgacacgaaacacaaagaaaatttgttatttttcaattaataattttttcaaacgacattttatactttttacactttatacattttttaaacttttcatcaattaaccactttttacactttttttcaattagcCATGGTAATTTCagcaaattacatcactttttttcgatagcccacccttagttcaaaaattatgtcagaaaaacttttttcaaattaccaacctctttaaaatcaaaatttgttttttttttcagtgtaaaaaatatcctttttacaCTTTGTATCAATTAACCAACAAATTACATCGCTTTTTTTCggtagcccacccttagtttaaaaattatgactgatacactttttttcaaattaacaacctcttaaaattcaaattttattttatgtgtaaaaattgtccttttgacactttttctcaattaactaTGGTTATCCCATCGTATTTCATCCttgtttttggtttgttttcttTGCTTATTTGCAAAAACTTTTCAAGTACATTTTATATTAGTTGAGATAAGAAGTGTGCGTTTGCGATTTTAAAGCCatcaagattttatttttttgggataacgaaaaaaaagtgatgtattTTGTTAGCTGATTgataaaaagtgtaaaaagtaggtacttatttgataaaaagtgtaaaaatgaaaaatttttacactgaaatataaattaaaaaaggtcactatggtgtatgagtactatttttttgtgaataaaaaataatgcttctataatttttaaactaagggtaggatagcgaaaataaaagttgagctatcctgggctaaccttgggcaaacaaaccacagtgcaaaaccaacaacttttacactgaataaaaaaatattatttgtgatttttgaggtaaaaaaatatttccttataattttagaactaagggtgggctaactaaaaaaatcttgggctatcctgggcgaATCGAACCTGACAGGTTtgagtagatacttcatattttgaaggcaCACGTGCCTGTCCCTAGAGAACATATTTAGTTcataaaatgaattttgaaaaaaaaatggaacatgataatgttttgaaaataaattatttaattgaaCTAAAAACCTACCAGATTGACACACGATCTTCCTCTATAGAATCAACGAATTTACTTAGCTATAatttacacaaaatttaattaataaacaaaaaaataatattagttaaaaataatttgtgttttgttggaaataaaagagttttgttttcaaaagtaaacaataataaattagcttatttatttttttacaaaagttaactaatatttacaaattatttttaataaaataatataatacagtAAGGTATCACCTTTATTTACTAAGtaattttattgtgaaaattaggAAAAGAAtcacagataatttttaaatgtaggtatatttgaGCGATAAATTAGTGTAAATTTAGTTTAAAGTCTTttgataaatgaaaatgaaataattcatttgtttgaacaaataaattcactttcattgatcaaaaaagtttaaactgATACACAGTTTGGCAAATTAAATGTTATATTGATTTGAGAAATTTATGTAACTTGAAGTCAAATATTCAATAGGGTGCAGTTGAGGTTGATTTGACTAtatcaacatttttgtttcGAAAACATTTGTTGTCTATGTTTTAAGTTGGTTAATTAAATTAACCAAAACTGCACCTTAGTGTATTCTTTGAATAACATTTTAATAAGGgtcacatttttgtaaaaataaaaaaagttttctttttaagttgagtcttaaaataagaaaagagaCCATTAGCATATTAAGTCTTGGCAAATACTATGCAATACATGTATTTCTGATCACAGCCTTGCAGGCAACATACCAAAGCGACTACCTCTCCTTCTAAATATACAATTCATTGAAGGAAGtcctatatttttaaaaacggcaGCACTCTGCTAGTGTGAGCCTGGCTGGCTAGCTACCAAAAGAAGACTAATCCCATGATGCCTTGCAAAAAAACCTACTTCAATCACTatgctttttttcacttttaacaaAAGATTGAGCTGGAGTTGAAGCTGGTGTTGGGAAGATTGAGTTTTGGGATGGCAGACCTAATGCTCCAGCAGCTCCTCCCATCAAGCCAAAAAGGCCTTCTGGATAAAGGTTTTGATAGAATAATGGATTCTGTAACTGGAACATAGCCATTAAGTGTGTAAGTTGGAAATTGGGTGTTGAAATTCCATCTTGTGAATTAGTATTCATCTGGGGTAGAAATGGTGGAAAAGGAATTCCTAGCGGTGGATTACAAGTAGCCGTTGGTTGTTCTAATGTTTCCATTTTCAGTTTCTTTGCCTCATTTGAAAGTTGCTGAAAgttaaacaattatttagttttacatattttaaaataaagttttaatattCACTTACAATTTTCTTTGGTGGCCTTCCACGTTTCCTTGctaaaaattgaaagttatTCGATTCAGTTGTTAAAGATGACAGAGGCGTAGAAACATCAGTTTGTACTGAAGGTTTTGGTGAATCATCTTCACTACTGATATCCTTTTGTGCTCTTTTGAAATTGTTATAAGCTTGTTCACCATCTAGGCGATCATGTTTTCGCTTATGACTCACAAGTTGACTGCTCGAATGCAAAATATAACTACAGTTCTCTCGAACACAGTGAATGTGGTTACAAACTGTCGAGAAGCGACAATTTTCGAAAGGACAGGCTTCAGTTttgaggatttttttaaaaccatcCTGAGTAAGACGTTCATCGCGCAAGTGATATGACTTGTGTTTTTCTATATAGGTATTAAAgatttatgtttttcaaaaaaatgtttttaaataaaaagaattatttttgatttacccATATCAGCTTTgtttttgaaagtaaattggcAATTTTCTCTTCGGCAATGGTAATGCGAGGTTTTCTTCTCATAAAATGGACAGCTCTCTGTTTTGCAATCTTCAATTGCTCGAAAACGCTTAAATCTAAAATACCCGAGTTCAAAATGTAAAGATTGATTTtacaacttttaaaatagttatcaACGACTTACCCTTCTTGAATGATCTCCGAGTTCTTTCGATGATAATTTGCATGCATTTGTACATCACTGGTGCTAACATAGACCTTGGGACAACCTTCTTCCACACAATGATAATGTGTTTGTTTCCAGTTGTAAATGCATCCAGGCTTAAAAGATTGTGAACAATCATCGGAGGAGGAGAAACGCAAAAATCCATATGCCAAACTTTCCTTGCGTTTCTTATGCCATTTCAGATGACGAATAATTTCGTCTCTTTTGGTAAGTACTTTACCACAACAAGGTTGGTCATAGCAATGAAAATGTTCGCGGATACTTTCTTGGCGGCAAGTTATACTTTCGCATTCCAAGTAGGATGggaattttttcaaatactttaGGCTTTCTTCATctgtgaaaatataaaattgaaatatgttaatttttaagaaatgaaaaggcttaagtttttttttttgaataaagtattttcaaaaggaaatgaattgaaaaaaaaatcggtattatagtaaaaaaaaaactgaatcctacAACAAAGACTCGATGGTTCAAATAAGGCATGCCTTAATAAGAAATTGATTCTCTTCTACTCCAAaagacaagttttcaaaatgcaAATTAGTATTCTTATTTTatgtataaatttttgttttgactacTATGGTCAAGAAAGGGTTAATTTTTACGATTtcttgtgtttgaaattttttttttcaaaaactaggtATTCACTGAAAGTCCCTTCttccataaaatataaaaaaggcaACCCTATgaagtgtttaatttttttaaaacaatcctgttttattcattaaataacATTACCTGttgttataaaaaacataattctCAACCTATGACAACCCTAACTCCTCAGCCACGATATGTGGTGGCAACCctatcattttttgttaagttaagCTCGGTATTTGGCGCGATCTTGTTATatagtttttagaaaaactgTCCATCTATTCGTCCACCCATTCgggaaataaagttttaaagtaaaaagtcactttttaattttggaaccatttaaaaaaaattgaattcaagaAGTTGTAATACTCGtgtttatattattatgtaCCTATTGTTATTAAAtctcagaaaaaattaaaaaaatttcagagatttccagattaaaaaaaaatttcaagtccgaaaaaaaaacaaaaaaatcttttttttaacttactttGCAAAATGTTGTCAGCATTTGTTCCTCCAGGTAGCAAGCTTATTGaatcaaaattctataaaaaaataaaaaaaaaagaaattaaattattttaatttagaaataaatttataattaagtgTAGATAAAAGTATTTACAAAATATGGATTTAAATGCCAAAAGATCCTGAAAAAAACCCAAGTGTTTTAATaacaatagtttaaaaaacaaaacttcattAAAGTTGTGCTGGTACACACATGCATAATAGAAATAGAGTGTCGCTTATTTTGAACACGGAAGAATTcgattgagtaaaaaaaaaaatattcccaaagtttCAAACctctatttttatataatttacccGTGCCgaatgtttccatacaaaatatagATACGCTTTAAAACCTTCAAAACCTGCATTTTATATACTTACATAGgtgtcttttaattttttttcaattaatttttttttattgaattttctcaCAGAATCAGAGTGCTTTTTAGGTTCTCTAATTAATGTGACAATGTTAATGAAAATTGCTTCAAATGTCATTTTCGTTGTAAGGATTCTTTCcttaaaaaacgaaaagtgaATCATACTTTAGTTTTTGGAAATGTTGcgaaattttatatttcataTGGTAACAGATTTCATTGTGTTTTTCATTTCTAATACAATGGTAGTCAAATCAAGTTAGGTAGTAGAACATTTTCTGTTACCCtggtattttgaaatacaacaATATGGGAACATACAAAAGAAGGTCTTATAggtcaagtaaaaaaatattctaagtggAATAAGATGCATAGAggttttttaattcttctagTTAAAAGGCTAgaaaatttaacgaaaataaCTACAAGAAAAGCGATTTTTAGAACCCATTAatgtataaattattttacttgTATTTCCCTTGCCGTTTTTTTTATCCCAaattaattttgctgattttgtCGGATTAACTCCTCTTAATAATAACACACCTACACCTTAGAAGAAATAATATCCGTTAAAAATGAGTCTAAAACCGTAATCCAATTGCCGAAA includes the following:
- the LOC129915436 gene encoding transcription factor castor, with protein sequence MANQLEFLMQLYMMNLIQQQQQQLIQQQTLQQQNKDITTDVTSLMLKKQPQQQQHQSPNNCSSSASSCSISTSSSSYSNIINTTSDNDIFNTQNNSALQQQLFYQNDNNSFNNPVNFSKSFLQSSTVTSTPQEIVPRTSNDIIDNVRVTSDTTDVDREEEEPLFSTGTSGCTSSGDDSKLMGPVLENTDSFSSPIMPITPIKHGNVLSSSRSTSGQDLSEDNTKSLNAMFVDSEDSNYSQKMVKQSSKMNVSEEIPSESKVAVKIENNSGNFDSISLLPGGTNADNILQNEESLKYLKKFPSYLECESITCRQESIREHFHCYDQPCCGKVLTKRDEIIRHLKWHKKRKESLAYGFLRFSSSDDCSQSFKPGCIYNWKQTHYHCVEEGCPKVYVSTSDVQMHANYHRKNSEIIQEGFKRFRAIEDCKTESCPFYEKKTSHYHCRRENCQFTFKNKADMEKHKSYHLRDERLTQDGFKKILKTEACPFENCRFSTVCNHIHCVRENCSYILHSSSQLVSHKRKHDRLDGEQAYNNFKRAQKDISSEDDSPKPSVQTDVSTPLSSLTTESNNFQFLARKRGRPPKKIQLSNEAKKLKMETLEQPTATCNPPLGIPFPPFLPQMNTNSQDGISTPNFQLTHLMAMFQLQNPLFYQNLYPEGLFGLMGGAAGALGLPSQNSIFPTPASTPAQSFVKSEKKHSD